A portion of the Homalodisca vitripennis isolate AUS2020 chromosome 2, UT_GWSS_2.1, whole genome shotgun sequence genome contains these proteins:
- the LOC124354115 gene encoding UMP-CMP kinase 2, mitochondrial-like isoform X1, translating to MNHAMTPPMLQAVFAVQIASLLQSAICISRYSRQNHSYHAIPPTSFGIYHSLWDIFNVLKEIPEVMNLPPVYDLYERMIQNKIVQLPKGDRKPFIVIEGVKGSGKSALTVTFAQNMNATYLRAPPEYLTPFKMWMKTRNKLERNAFHALSNYLLAEQAKQMLESKLVVMDLYWHGLTAYELGRLSGRANVLPVPSSPIYKWPEDLLVPDIAFYLMVTEESRYYREKHTNAPAISRRLRDAMYKAFGRFHRPRMVHVNGDRSRREVEAEIRNITCRVLQGLLDN from the exons AT GAATCATGCCATGACTCCGCCTATGCTACAAGCGGTGTTCGCAGTCCAGATTGCTTCTCTTTTACAGAGTGCTATTTGTATCTCTCGATATTCTCGCCAGA ATCATTCGTACCATGCCATTCCTCCAACATCATTTGGAATATACCACAGCCTGTGGGATATATTCAACGTTCTAAAGGAAATT CCAGAAGTTATGAATCTTCCACCAGTTTATGATCTATATGAGAGAATGATACAGAACAAGATCGTCCAACTGCCGAAAGGGGATAGAAAACCTTTCATTGTTATCGAAGGAGTCAAAGGTTCAG gAAAGTCAGCTTTGACGGTGACGTTTGCCCAAAATATGAACGCCACCTATCTGCGAGCACCCCCTGAGTATTTAACACCTTTCAAGATGTGGATGAAGACTAGAAACAAACTTGAAAGGAACGCTTTCCACGCCCTTTCCAACTACCTTTTGGCGGAACAGGCAAAGCAGATGCTAGAGTCAAAACTGGTCGTTATGGATCT ATACTGGCACGGGCTGACAGCGTACGAGTTAGGGAGGCTCTCTGGGCGGGCCAACGTGCTCCCTGTGCCCTCCTCTCCTATCTACAAGTGGCCAGAAGATCTACTAGTGCCTGACATCGCCTTCTACCTCATGGTTACCGAGGAGAGTCGCTACTACCGCGAGAAACACACCAACGCTCCAGCCATCAGTAGGCGCCTCAGAGACGC CATGTACAAAGCGTTCGGCAGATTCCACCGGCCAAGAATGGTGCACGTCAACGGCGACAGGTCCCGCAGAGAAGTTGAGGCGGAGATCAGAAATATTACATGTAGAGTATTACAGGGACTATTAGACAATTAG
- the LOC124354115 gene encoding UMP-CMP kinase 2, mitochondrial-like isoform X2 — MTPPMLQAVFAVQIASLLQSAICISRYSRQNHSYHAIPPTSFGIYHSLWDIFNVLKEIPEVMNLPPVYDLYERMIQNKIVQLPKGDRKPFIVIEGVKGSGKSALTVTFAQNMNATYLRAPPEYLTPFKMWMKTRNKLERNAFHALSNYLLAEQAKQMLESKLVVMDLYWHGLTAYELGRLSGRANVLPVPSSPIYKWPEDLLVPDIAFYLMVTEESRYYREKHTNAPAISRRLRDAMYKAFGRFHRPRMVHVNGDRSRREVEAEIRNITCRVLQGLLDN, encoded by the exons ATGACTCCGCCTATGCTACAAGCGGTGTTCGCAGTCCAGATTGCTTCTCTTTTACAGAGTGCTATTTGTATCTCTCGATATTCTCGCCAGA ATCATTCGTACCATGCCATTCCTCCAACATCATTTGGAATATACCACAGCCTGTGGGATATATTCAACGTTCTAAAGGAAATT CCAGAAGTTATGAATCTTCCACCAGTTTATGATCTATATGAGAGAATGATACAGAACAAGATCGTCCAACTGCCGAAAGGGGATAGAAAACCTTTCATTGTTATCGAAGGAGTCAAAGGTTCAG gAAAGTCAGCTTTGACGGTGACGTTTGCCCAAAATATGAACGCCACCTATCTGCGAGCACCCCCTGAGTATTTAACACCTTTCAAGATGTGGATGAAGACTAGAAACAAACTTGAAAGGAACGCTTTCCACGCCCTTTCCAACTACCTTTTGGCGGAACAGGCAAAGCAGATGCTAGAGTCAAAACTGGTCGTTATGGATCT ATACTGGCACGGGCTGACAGCGTACGAGTTAGGGAGGCTCTCTGGGCGGGCCAACGTGCTCCCTGTGCCCTCCTCTCCTATCTACAAGTGGCCAGAAGATCTACTAGTGCCTGACATCGCCTTCTACCTCATGGTTACCGAGGAGAGTCGCTACTACCGCGAGAAACACACCAACGCTCCAGCCATCAGTAGGCGCCTCAGAGACGC CATGTACAAAGCGTTCGGCAGATTCCACCGGCCAAGAATGGTGCACGTCAACGGCGACAGGTCCCGCAGAGAAGTTGAGGCGGAGATCAGAAATATTACATGTAGAGTATTACAGGGACTATTAGACAATTAG